The DNA window AATAAGGAATCAAATACGAGATTTGAAGTGTATATTATAATAGCTGTTAGAACCACGGAGTTTACTTTGTGAGTTAATCCCTGCATCTATACCAGGAGCATTCATCTATATTCTCGATAAAACATTTTTACACACAAAATCCGAGAATAGAGGAACAGTAGCCTTCGTGAGAGAACGAATGCTACTACAGGCGATACTTGAAATATACGGAAATCGTCACGAGCGCAGTAAGGGTATAGAAGATCGGACCGCCATCGATACCTACCGTCAACGCGGCTGAAACGGCAGTGCTCACGACGGCGACCGTCGCACCCTCGAAAACCGGGCTGACCGGCCGAACGAATCGGTGCCAGCACGTCGACGTAAACTCGAGGACGGTATCCCCTGCAGCGTGCATCCAGTCGCTCGATTCCCTGCCAGTAACGTGCAGTCCCCCGAATCGATCGGCCCCATCGTCGCTCATTCTCCCACGCCGGCGATCGATTTCGCAGTGACTTCAAGCTATATGCTCGAGGACGCGTCGCAACCGGCAGGAGCCGGAGAGACCTCGGTTTTGCCCATTCCCAGAATGTAGGAGCGTGTTCCGCGCTTTATTATCTACATCCGCCAAACAACGGGTGCGGTCAGAACAGTGACCGCGTCCTCAGCCGATCCACGCACCCACCACCCCCAAGGCATCGTCCACTTGTCGTAGTCTGTCCCACACATTGCAAACGCCTTCGCGACCCGCTTTTTACGCTGGCATTATCTCCATCGCACGTTTCCCACGTCGATGCAGAGCGATTACGCCTCGAGATCGATCGGAAGCGCACGTTCGTAGAGTCGGTACTGCGGCGGGTCGAATGCGGTCGCGATCGCGTGTACCGTTACGCCAGCGTCGCGTACCTGCGCCAGCAACTCGGCGAACTCGGGGTCGACCTCGCGGTACGGCCGGAAGCGAGCGACATCGGGCCGTTGCACCACGAATACGATGTGCGCCTCGTCCCCGTCGTCGACGAGTGCAGCGAGACTGCGGAGATGTCGACGACCGCGTTCGGTCTGTCGGTCGGGAAACTTCGCGATCCCGTCTTCGACGTGCGTACAGGATTTGACCTCGACGTACGCGGGCGAGTCGAACCGATCGTGAAGGAGAAAGTCGGCCCGACCGTGGTCGGGGAGTTGCGGTTCTCGCTTGCGAAGCTCGTACCCCTCGAAAGCGGGGAGCGCGTCGGCCGCTAGAAGTTCTTCGAAGAGGTCGTTAGCAAACGCCGTACGAACGCTCACGTACGTCCCGTCGACGTCGATCGCGATCGCGTCGTAGTCGGTCGATCGATCGGGGTCGTCGACGGGCGAACAGAGGATCTTTC is part of the Halopiger aswanensis genome and encodes:
- the sfsA gene encoding DNA/RNA nuclease SfsA, encoding MALFTFDDELTAGQIVDRPNRFVVRVRFDEDPERVFLGDPGALEGILESGRKILCSPVDDPDRSTDYDAIAIDVDGTYVSVRTAFANDLFEELLAADALPAFEGYELRKREPQLPDHGRADFLLHDRFDSPAYVEVKSCTHVEDGIAKFPDRQTERGRRHLRSLAALVDDGDEAHIVFVVQRPDVARFRPYREVDPEFAELLAQVRDAGVTVHAIATAFDPPQYRLYERALPIDLEA